One region of Exiguobacterium acetylicum genomic DNA includes:
- the gyrA gene encoding DNA gyrase subunit A produces the protein MSEQNHGIIKDINISQEMRTSFMDYAMSVIVARALPDVRDGLKPGHRRILYAMNDLGIRADKPHKKSARIVGEVIGKYHPHGDSAVYDTMVRMAQDFSYRYELVDGHGNFGSVDGDSAAAMRYTEARMSKIAMEIVRDINKNTVDFKDNYDGSEREPEVLPSRFPNLLVNGSSGIAVGMATNIPPHQLGEVIDGVLALSHDPEITIQELMQHIPGPDFPTAGEILGRSGIRRAYETGRGSIIVRAKAEIEQTKKDRERIIVTELPYQVNKARLVEKIADLVREKKIEGITDLRDESDRRGMRIVMEVRRDANASVILNNLYKQTSMQTTFGVNMLAIVGGRPKTLTLKEMLYHYLEHQKEIVRRRTQFDLEKAEAREHLLAGLRIALDHLDEVIQIIRGNRTADAAREQLMERFALSEKQSQAILDMRLQRLTGLEREKIEAEYDEIMQLIAELNRILASEEVLLDLIRTELEELKERFNDERRTEIRMDHIEFEDEDLIPEQDIIITLTSSGYIKRMTTDSYRTQRRGGRGVQGIGTNDEDYVTRLLSCSTHDTILFFTNRGKVYRIRGYEVPEMSRTSKGVPIINLIQIERDEKVETMIPVNFKRYLEEQQATEAPVEVIEGEIEETEETLETEEVVQDEQKSLIFMTRKGRVKRSPLSAYARINKNGLIAIRLFEDDELTSVRLASTDDEVFAVSTSGKAIRFPITNVRSMGRGARGVKAMTLRPDDFVVGMELARDAQDVLVITEKGFGKRTPMTEFRSQSRGGKGLIASKVTERVGQIVAMRIVDVDDDIMIMTESGIVIRTDSQYISRVGRNTQGVKVIRIEEGDRVATVAKLKREETDEMEEDTDIVSEENVVESDASEEAEE, from the coding sequence ATGTCCGAACAAAATCACGGAATCATCAAGGATATTAATATCAGTCAAGAGATGCGTACGTCCTTCATGGACTACGCGATGAGCGTCATCGTCGCACGTGCTCTTCCGGACGTACGGGACGGCTTAAAACCCGGACACCGCCGGATTCTCTATGCGATGAACGACCTCGGTATTCGTGCCGATAAACCACATAAAAAGTCTGCCCGTATCGTCGGGGAAGTCATCGGTAAGTATCACCCGCACGGGGATTCTGCCGTCTATGACACGATGGTCCGCATGGCGCAAGACTTCAGCTACCGTTACGAACTCGTCGATGGACACGGAAACTTCGGGTCGGTCGATGGAGACTCGGCGGCTGCGATGCGATATACGGAAGCCCGTATGTCAAAAATCGCGATGGAGATCGTTCGCGATATCAACAAAAACACAGTCGATTTCAAAGATAACTACGATGGTTCGGAACGCGAACCGGAAGTCTTACCGTCACGCTTCCCGAACTTACTCGTCAACGGTTCGAGCGGGATCGCGGTCGGGATGGCAACGAACATTCCTCCGCACCAGCTCGGCGAAGTCATCGATGGTGTCTTAGCCTTGTCGCACGATCCAGAAATCACGATCCAAGAACTGATGCAGCACATTCCGGGACCTGATTTCCCGACAGCTGGTGAAATTCTTGGTCGGAGCGGGATTCGTCGCGCTTATGAAACAGGACGTGGCTCGATCATCGTCCGCGCGAAAGCAGAAATCGAACAGACGAAAAAAGACCGCGAACGGATCATCGTGACGGAGCTGCCTTATCAGGTCAACAAAGCCCGTCTCGTTGAAAAGATTGCCGATCTCGTTCGCGAGAAAAAGATTGAAGGCATCACCGATTTACGGGATGAGTCAGATCGCCGCGGTATGCGCATCGTCATGGAAGTTCGTCGTGACGCGAATGCGAGCGTCATCTTAAATAACTTGTATAAACAGACGTCGATGCAAACGACGTTTGGTGTCAATATGCTTGCGATCGTCGGAGGACGTCCGAAAACATTGACGCTCAAGGAAATGCTTTATCATTACCTCGAGCATCAAAAAGAAATCGTGCGTCGTCGGACACAGTTCGATCTCGAAAAAGCTGAAGCGCGTGAACACTTGCTCGCTGGTCTACGGATTGCACTCGATCATTTGGATGAAGTCATTCAAATCATCCGTGGGAACCGGACAGCAGACGCAGCACGTGAACAGTTGATGGAGCGTTTTGCGTTATCTGAGAAACAATCACAAGCGATTCTCGATATGCGCTTGCAACGCCTGACAGGTCTTGAACGGGAGAAGATCGAAGCAGAGTATGACGAAATCATGCAATTGATCGCGGAACTGAACCGCATCCTTGCGAGTGAGGAAGTCTTGCTTGATTTGATCCGGACAGAACTTGAAGAGTTGAAAGAACGTTTCAACGACGAACGTCGGACGGAAATCCGCATGGACCACATCGAATTCGAAGACGAAGATTTGATTCCGGAACAGGATATCATCATCACGTTGACAAGCAGTGGCTACATCAAACGGATGACGACGGATTCGTACCGGACACAACGCCGCGGCGGACGTGGGGTTCAAGGAATCGGAACGAACGACGAGGATTACGTCACGCGTCTCTTGTCTTGTTCGACGCACGATACAATCCTATTCTTTACGAACCGCGGAAAAGTCTACCGGATTCGTGGATACGAAGTACCAGAGATGAGCCGGACATCAAAAGGTGTGCCGATCATCAACCTCATTCAAATCGAACGCGACGAAAAGGTCGAGACGATGATTCCAGTCAACTTCAAACGTTATCTCGAGGAGCAACAAGCAACTGAAGCACCTGTCGAGGTGATCGAAGGAGAGATTGAAGAGACGGAAGAAACGCTCGAAACGGAAGAAGTCGTTCAAGATGAGCAAAAATCATTGATCTTCATGACACGTAAAGGACGCGTCAAACGTTCACCGTTGTCTGCGTACGCACGGATCAACAAAAACGGTTTGATTGCGATTCGATTGTTTGAAGACGACGAGTTGACATCGGTTCGTCTCGCATCGACGGACGATGAAGTCTTTGCTGTTTCAACAAGTGGGAAGGCGATTCGTTTCCCAATCACGAATGTCCGCTCGATGGGACGTGGCGCTCGTGGTGTCAAAGCGATGACGTTACGTCCAGACGATTTCGTCGTCGGGATGGAACTTGCACGTGATGCCCAAGATGTTCTTGTCATTACGGAAAAAGGATTCGGTAAACGGACACCGATGACCGAGTTCCGTAGCCAGTCTCGTGGTGGTAAAGGATTGATCGCGAGTAAGGTGACGGAACGTGTCGGTCAAATCGTAGCCATGCGAATCGTTGATGTTGATGATGACATCATGATCATGACAGAGAGCGGGATCGTCATTCGGACAGACTCGCAATACATTTCACGTGTCGGCCGGAATACCCAAGGGGTGAAGGTCATTCGAATTGAAGAAGGTGACCGTGTTGCAACGGTTGCGAAACTGAAACGAGAAGAAACTGATGAAATGGAAGAAGACACGGACATCGTGTCTGAAGAGAATGTAGTCGAATCGGATGCTTCAGAAGAAGCGGAAGAATAA
- the pdxT gene encoding pyridoxal 5'-phosphate synthase glutaminase subunit PdxT translates to MVIGILDVQGAVREHRQQLEGLGVDVVLVKQVSDLDGLDGLVLPGGESTAMRRLIERYELLEPLREKATTLPMFGTCAGMILLATAVEAGQSHLNAISMTVRRNAFGRQIDSFEGLLSVEGIEEPIEAVFIRAPLILSAGEGTRVIAKVEEQIVAVETSLHLACSFHPELTEDDRLHRYFLQKIKQRQSVRS, encoded by the coding sequence ATGGTAATTGGTATTCTGGATGTTCAAGGTGCGGTCCGTGAGCATCGACAGCAGCTTGAAGGTCTTGGTGTCGATGTCGTTCTCGTCAAACAAGTGAGCGATCTCGATGGACTCGATGGACTCGTCTTACCCGGAGGCGAATCGACCGCGATGCGTCGATTGATCGAACGCTATGAATTACTGGAACCGCTTCGGGAAAAGGCGACGACGTTACCGATGTTCGGAACATGTGCTGGAATGATTCTACTCGCAACCGCTGTCGAAGCAGGTCAGAGTCATCTCAACGCGATTTCGATGACGGTCCGTCGAAATGCCTTCGGTCGACAAATCGATTCATTTGAAGGATTGCTATCGGTTGAAGGAATTGAAGAGCCGATCGAAGCAGTGTTCATTCGAGCGCCATTGATTCTGTCTGCCGGGGAAGGAACACGAGTGATTGCGAAAGTCGAAGAGCAGATCGTTGCCGTCGAGACATCGTTACACCTCGCGTGTTCGTTTCACCCTGAATTGACAGAGGACGATCGCTTGCACCGCTATTTTTTACAAAAAATCAAACAGCGGCAGTCCGTCCGTTCATAA
- the pdxS gene encoding pyridoxal 5'-phosphate synthase lyase subunit PdxS — MERQQGTDRVKRGMAEMQKGGVIMDVVNAEQAKIAEAAGAVAVMALERVPSDIRRDGGVARMADPLITEEVLGAVSIPVMAKCRIGHIVEARVLESMGVDFIDESEVLTPADEQYHLLKSEFTVPFVCGARDLGEAARRIAEGAAMIRTKGEPGTGNVVEAVRHMRQIQAQLNQILHVSPDELMTFAKEWGAPYEVLRDIRTQGRLPVVNFAAGGVATPADAALMMHLGADGVFVGSGIFKSEHPERVARAIVEAVTYKDDFERIASLSKGLGTAMKGIDVTSMPFEERMATRGW; from the coding sequence ATGGAACGTCAACAAGGAACGGATCGTGTCAAACGTGGAATGGCTGAAATGCAAAAGGGTGGCGTCATCATGGATGTGGTCAATGCGGAACAAGCGAAGATTGCGGAAGCAGCAGGTGCTGTTGCAGTCATGGCACTTGAACGTGTTCCGTCTGATATTCGTCGTGACGGAGGCGTCGCACGAATGGCGGATCCGTTGATTACGGAAGAAGTACTCGGAGCGGTCTCGATTCCCGTCATGGCAAAATGCCGGATTGGTCATATCGTCGAAGCACGTGTTCTCGAATCGATGGGGGTCGATTTCATCGATGAGAGTGAGGTCCTGACTCCGGCAGATGAACAATATCATTTACTGAAGTCGGAGTTCACCGTGCCGTTCGTCTGTGGCGCACGTGATCTTGGGGAAGCCGCTCGTCGTATCGCAGAAGGAGCCGCGATGATTCGGACGAAAGGCGAACCTGGGACTGGGAACGTCGTCGAAGCTGTTCGCCATATGCGACAAATTCAAGCACAATTGAATCAGATTTTACATGTCAGTCCAGATGAATTGATGACATTTGCGAAAGAATGGGGTGCTCCGTATGAAGTATTACGTGATATTCGGACACAGGGACGTCTACCGGTCGTCAACTTTGCAGCCGGTGGAGTCGCGACACCAGCTGATGCCGCACTCATGATGCACCTAGGGGCAGATGGTGTCTTCGTCGGATCGGGGATCTTTAAATCAGAACACCCAGAACGTGTCGCTCGGGCGATTGTCGAAGCCGTTACGTACAAAGATGATTTTGAACGGATCGCGTCTTTATCCAAAGGACTCGGAACAGCAATGAAAGGAATCGATGTCACATCGATGCCGTTTGAGGAACGGATGGCGACACGCGGATGGTAA
- the guaB gene encoding IMP dehydrogenase: MWENKFAKEGLTFDDVLLVPRRSSVLPRDVDLSVTLCEGITLNIPLISAGMDTVTEAPMAIAMARQGGLGVIHKNMSMEEQAEHVDRVKRSENGVITNPFYLTPERQVYDAEYLMSKYRISGVPIVNNETERKLVGILTNRDLRFVKDYSTVIETVMTTEELVTAKVGTSLAEAEQILHKHRIEKLPLVDENGVLKGLITTKDIEKVEQYPHAAKDQFGRLLVAAAVGVTKDASTRAKFLVDAGVDALVVDTAHGHSEGVLLKVRELREEYPNLPIIAGNVATAEATRDLIEAGASVIKVGIGPGSICTTRVVAGVGVPQITAVFDCATEARKHGVSIIADGGIKYSGDIVKALAAGGHAVMLGSLLAGVEESPGEMEIYQGRQFKTYRGMGSEASMKRGSQDRYFQEADKKFVPEGIEGRVAYRGKLGDSVYQLVGGIRSGMGYCGAATLEELREETQFIRMTGAGLQESHPHDIQITKEASNYTRQ; the protein is encoded by the coding sequence ATGTGGGAGAACAAATTTGCTAAAGAGGGTTTGACGTTTGATGACGTCTTACTCGTACCCCGTCGTTCGAGTGTCTTGCCGCGCGACGTTGATTTATCTGTCACGCTATGTGAAGGGATCACACTTAATATTCCGTTGATCAGTGCTGGGATGGATACCGTCACAGAAGCACCGATGGCAATCGCAATGGCACGTCAAGGTGGTCTTGGTGTCATTCATAAGAATATGTCAATGGAAGAACAAGCAGAACATGTCGATCGCGTCAAACGTTCTGAAAATGGTGTCATCACGAATCCGTTCTATTTGACGCCAGAGCGTCAAGTCTACGATGCTGAGTATTTGATGAGTAAGTACCGCATCTCTGGTGTTCCAATCGTTAATAACGAAACAGAGCGTAAATTAGTAGGGATTTTGACGAATCGTGATCTTCGTTTCGTCAAGGATTACTCGACTGTCATTGAAACGGTGATGACGACAGAAGAACTCGTGACAGCAAAAGTTGGTACGTCCCTTGCTGAAGCAGAACAGATTCTCCACAAACATCGCATCGAAAAGTTACCACTCGTTGATGAGAACGGTGTATTAAAAGGGTTAATCACGACAAAGGATATCGAAAAAGTCGAACAGTATCCACATGCTGCGAAAGATCAGTTCGGACGTTTACTCGTCGCAGCAGCTGTCGGCGTAACGAAAGACGCTTCGACGCGCGCGAAGTTCCTTGTCGATGCAGGTGTCGATGCACTCGTCGTCGATACGGCACACGGTCACTCAGAAGGTGTTCTTCTTAAAGTACGTGAACTTCGTGAAGAATATCCAAACTTACCAATCATTGCGGGTAACGTTGCGACGGCAGAAGCAACACGCGATTTGATTGAAGCCGGTGCATCTGTCATCAAAGTTGGTATCGGACCTGGTTCGATCTGTACGACACGTGTTGTCGCAGGCGTCGGTGTACCACAAATCACAGCCGTCTTCGATTGTGCGACAGAAGCACGGAAACATGGTGTCTCGATCATCGCTGACGGTGGCATCAAGTATTCTGGCGATATCGTAAAAGCACTTGCTGCTGGCGGTCACGCTGTCATGCTCGGAAGCTTACTTGCAGGAGTAGAAGAGAGCCCAGGTGAGATGGAAATCTACCAAGGACGTCAATTCAAGACGTACCGTGGTATGGGTTCTGAAGCATCGATGAAACGCGGTAGCCAAGATCGTTACTTCCAAGAAGCAGACAAGAAGTTCGTTCCAGAAGGAATCGAAGGACGTGTCGCTTACCGTGGTAAACTCGGCGATTCGGTGTACCAACTCGTTGGTGGTATTCGTTCAGGTATGGGATACTGTGGCGCTGCAACGTTAGAAGAATTGCGTGAAGAGACACAGTTCATCCGTATGACGGGCGCTGGTTTGCAAGAGAGCCATCCGCACGATATTCAAATTACAAAAGAAGCATCGAACTATACACGTCAGTAA
- the gyrB gene encoding DNA topoisomerase (ATP-hydrolyzing) subunit B, with translation MELEQGYGADQIQVLEGLEAVRKRPGMYIGSTASKGLHHLVWEIVDNSIDEALAGYCDTIKVTIEPGNSILVEDNGRGIPVDIQEKMGRPAVEVILTVLHAGGKFGGGGYKVSGGLHGVGASVVNALSTKLEVFVKRNEKLYYQAYHRGVPAQDLEVIGTSEETGTTIRFFPDGEIFQETLEYDYDLLATRLRELAFLNKGLKIIITDDRADEPMTRSFHYEGGIKSYVEHLNRSKEVVHAEPVYVHGTKDGIEVEVALQYNDGFASNIYSFTNNIPTHEGGTHETGFKTALTRVINDYAKKFGLMKDADGTLSGEDVREGMTAIVSVKHPNPQFEGQTKTKLGNSDARTVTDSLFSGAFEQFMLENPTNARAIVEKGMMASRARMAAKRARELTRRKGVLEVSSLPGKLADCSSRDASISELYIVEGDSAGGSAKSGRDRHFQAILPIRGKILNVEKARLDKILGSNEIRTIITALGTSIGSEFNIEKARYHKVIIMTDADVDGAHIRTLLLTFFYRYMRPLVEHGYVYIAQPPLYGIKQGKNITYVHNERELTEALAALPENARYDIQRYKGLGEMDPEQLWETTMDPSGRQMLRVELQDAIEADEVFDILMGDQVEPRRDFIQSHAHYVKNLDI, from the coding sequence TACGGTGCCGATCAGATTCAAGTACTTGAAGGATTAGAAGCAGTTCGTAAACGTCCAGGGATGTATATCGGCTCGACGGCATCAAAGGGTCTCCATCACCTCGTATGGGAGATCGTCGATAACTCGATTGATGAGGCGCTCGCAGGATACTGTGACACGATCAAGGTGACGATCGAACCAGGGAACTCGATCTTAGTCGAGGATAATGGACGCGGTATTCCAGTCGACATTCAAGAGAAGATGGGTCGTCCTGCCGTTGAGGTCATCCTAACAGTCCTCCACGCCGGTGGTAAGTTCGGCGGCGGCGGATATAAAGTATCGGGTGGACTACACGGTGTTGGGGCTTCGGTCGTTAACGCCCTGTCGACGAAACTTGAAGTATTCGTCAAACGGAACGAGAAGCTGTATTACCAAGCGTATCATCGCGGTGTACCAGCGCAAGATCTCGAAGTCATCGGAACATCAGAAGAGACAGGAACGACGATTCGTTTCTTCCCAGACGGTGAGATTTTCCAAGAGACGCTCGAGTATGACTATGATTTGCTAGCGACACGCCTGCGGGAACTTGCTTTCTTGAACAAAGGCTTGAAGATCATCATCACGGATGATCGTGCGGATGAGCCGATGACGCGTAGCTTCCACTACGAAGGTGGGATCAAGTCCTACGTCGAACACTTGAACCGTTCAAAAGAAGTCGTTCATGCGGAACCCGTCTATGTACACGGTACAAAAGACGGCATCGAAGTCGAAGTTGCACTTCAGTACAACGACGGATTTGCGTCAAACATCTACTCGTTCACGAACAACATCCCGACGCATGAAGGTGGTACGCATGAGACCGGCTTCAAGACAGCTTTGACACGGGTCATCAATGACTACGCGAAGAAGTTCGGTTTGATGAAGGATGCAGACGGTACGTTATCCGGTGAGGACGTACGTGAAGGAATGACAGCGATCGTTTCCGTCAAACACCCGAACCCACAGTTCGAAGGTCAGACGAAAACGAAACTCGGGAACTCCGACGCGCGTACGGTTACGGATTCACTCTTCTCTGGTGCATTTGAGCAGTTCATGCTCGAAAACCCAACGAATGCACGCGCAATCGTCGAAAAAGGGATGATGGCGTCACGCGCCCGGATGGCAGCGAAACGCGCCCGTGAACTGACACGCCGTAAAGGTGTTCTCGAAGTCAGTTCCCTTCCAGGTAAACTGGCCGACTGTTCGTCACGTGATGCATCGATTTCCGAATTGTACATCGTTGAGGGTGACTCAGCGGGTGGTTCTGCGAAATCCGGACGCGATCGTCATTTCCAAGCGATCTTACCGATTCGCGGTAAAATCTTGAACGTTGAGAAAGCACGTCTCGATAAGATTCTCGGAAGCAATGAGATTCGGACGATCATCACAGCACTCGGAACAAGTATCGGTTCTGAGTTCAATATCGAAAAAGCACGCTATCATAAAGTCATCATCATGACCGATGCCGATGTCGATGGTGCCCACATCCGGACACTCTTGTTGACGTTTTTCTACCGTTACATGCGTCCGCTTGTCGAGCATGGGTATGTCTATATCGCTCAGCCACCGCTATACGGGATCAAACAAGGGAAGAACATTACGTACGTGCATAACGAACGTGAATTGACAGAGGCGCTTGCAGCGCTTCCTGAAAACGCACGGTACGACATTCAGCGCTACAAAGGTCTTGGAGAGATGGATCCAGAGCAACTTTGGGAAACGACGATGGATCCAAGTGGTCGTCAAATGTTACGTGTCGAGCTTCAGGATGCGATCGAAGCAGATGAAGTCTTCGATATCTTGATGGGAGATCAAGTCGAACCACGACGCGACTTCATTCAATCACACGCACATTACGTCAAGAACCTGGATATTTAA
- the pdxR gene encoding MocR-like pyridoxine biosynthesis transcription factor PdxR: MMISTGQFTKKESDEMDMLSFQLTRNQEKPLYEQLYQQIRNEIIAGRLAYGTKLPSKRKLGQFLNLSQTTIELAYQQLVAEGYVESISRKGYFVLAYEELAYVKTSPVIEPRVTKETPIITYDFHPSKIEGISFPFARWRKYAKDIIDTDHHPLVSLGHPQGDLALREEIATYLYHSRGVVCSPEQIVVGSGVEQLLPLVLFLLGRDVTYGIEDPGYHTTRLLLENHERMIEPIRVDANGLRIDHLQESNVDVMYVTPAHQFPSGSILSVNRRHQLLNWAAMDPTRFIIEDDYDSEFRYSGKSIPSLHNMDSNRVIYMSTFSKSLMPSLRIGYMVLPEVLRSRYQIELSHYTCSVSRFDQTILTRFMKEGDFERHLNRMRKVYRRKLDVLIQSLRRIPALRLTGESAGLHVVVSVANGMTEPELVKRAQQQGIQVYGLSQYAQLPLLSDTPQIVLGFASLSEPELMEGLRLLMDAWSLRKSS; the protein is encoded by the coding sequence ATGATGATTTCAACAGGTCAGTTTACGAAGAAGGAGTCAGACGAGATGGACATGCTATCATTTCAACTTACGCGCAATCAGGAAAAACCACTTTATGAACAGCTTTATCAACAAATTCGAAATGAAATTATTGCCGGTCGTTTAGCATACGGCACGAAATTACCATCCAAACGAAAACTCGGTCAATTTTTGAACTTAAGTCAAACGACGATTGAACTTGCTTACCAACAACTTGTCGCAGAAGGATATGTTGAATCCATCTCACGTAAAGGCTACTTCGTTCTTGCCTATGAGGAACTCGCTTACGTCAAAACTTCACCCGTCATCGAACCACGTGTGACTAAAGAAACACCGATCATCACGTATGATTTTCATCCAAGTAAGATTGAAGGGATCTCTTTCCCGTTCGCTCGTTGGCGAAAGTATGCCAAAGATATCATCGACACTGATCACCACCCACTTGTCTCACTCGGTCATCCACAAGGCGATCTAGCGTTACGCGAAGAGATTGCGACCTATCTTTATCATTCTCGTGGTGTCGTCTGTTCTCCTGAACAAATCGTCGTCGGTTCAGGTGTCGAGCAATTATTGCCGCTCGTCCTCTTCTTACTGGGACGCGACGTCACGTACGGTATCGAGGATCCCGGTTATCATACGACACGCCTCTTACTTGAAAATCATGAACGCATGATTGAACCGATTCGTGTTGATGCGAATGGATTACGGATTGATCACTTACAGGAATCAAACGTCGATGTCATGTATGTCACACCGGCACATCAATTTCCGTCCGGTAGTATCTTATCCGTCAACCGAAGACATCAGTTGTTAAACTGGGCGGCGATGGATCCGACCCGTTTTATCATCGAAGACGACTATGATAGCGAATTCCGCTACAGCGGTAAATCGATTCCGTCTTTACACAACATGGACAGCAATCGTGTCATTTACATGAGTACTTTCTCAAAATCACTCATGCCTTCCCTACGGATCGGTTATATGGTCTTACCCGAAGTCTTACGCTCACGGTATCAAATAGAACTATCACACTATACATGTAGTGTCTCGCGCTTCGATCAAACGATCTTGACACGCTTCATGAAAGAGGGCGACTTTGAACGACATCTCAACCGGATGCGTAAAGTCTATCGTCGCAAGCTCGACGTCTTAATCCAATCACTTCGCCGGATTCCTGCCTTACGATTGACCGGTGAAAGTGCAGGGCTCCATGTCGTTGTATCCGTAGCGAACGGGATGACGGAGCCGGAGCTAGTAAAGCGGGCACAACAACAAGGTATCCAAGTATACGGTCTTTCTCAGTATGCCCAGTTACCACTTCTCTCTGATACGCCTCAAATCGTCCTTGGATTTGCGAGTCTCTCTGAGCCAGAGTTGATGGAAGGATTACGATTATTGATGGACGCGTGGAGCTTGCGTAAATCATCATGA
- a CDS encoding HD-GYP domain-containing protein: protein MRVASDQLRIGDRLTESIYLHTDHPIVEAGKKIGTDELRRIQRFLIKEVVIEDRPDFGADEEVQIETVEAHVEHPFEEFIRFYNKVFMSWEQGMKPNVYEALSWVKQSVPERITRQDVLPFFLERGTEAYTVRHAIYRGAVAQMLAEAVGKERKMIHELWTASYFADYGLARIMEWRHTKRYEAMQQEIFQRHPAMAYQALQKETIISDTVNRLIVQHHERLDGTGYPLKVKGDKIADHTRLFIVADVFAAMTSWRPYREAYTPFDAYRHLKARPMQYCSKYVLLLGQLLLPIEVGDRVLMSNGKIATITRKNPVFDRPVISYEEQGRMTIIDLMEERQHSIIQLMD from the coding sequence ATGCGAGTGGCAAGTGACCAATTACGCATCGGGGATCGTTTAACCGAATCGATCTATTTACATACGGATCATCCGATCGTAGAAGCAGGGAAAAAAATAGGGACCGATGAGTTACGACGAATCCAGCGTTTCTTAATTAAGGAAGTCGTCATTGAAGATCGACCTGATTTCGGTGCAGATGAAGAAGTACAGATTGAAACGGTTGAAGCCCATGTAGAACATCCTTTTGAAGAATTCATTCGCTTTTACAATAAAGTCTTCATGTCGTGGGAACAGGGAATGAAGCCTAATGTATACGAAGCATTGAGCTGGGTCAAACAGTCCGTTCCAGAACGAATTACGAGACAAGATGTCTTACCATTCTTCCTAGAGCGGGGAACTGAAGCTTATACAGTGCGACATGCCATTTATCGAGGGGCAGTCGCTCAAATGCTGGCGGAAGCAGTCGGAAAAGAACGGAAAATGATTCATGAACTATGGACGGCGTCCTATTTTGCGGATTACGGACTAGCACGAATCATGGAATGGCGTCACACGAAACGATATGAAGCAATGCAACAAGAAATTTTTCAACGTCACCCGGCTATGGCGTATCAAGCCTTGCAAAAAGAGACGATCATCTCTGATACAGTCAATCGTTTAATTGTTCAACATCATGAACGGTTAGACGGAACAGGTTACCCTTTAAAGGTAAAAGGAGATAAGATCGCAGATCACACACGGTTATTCATCGTAGCGGATGTTTTTGCTGCAATGACGAGTTGGCGTCCGTACCGGGAAGCATATACGCCGTTTGATGCCTATCGTCATTTAAAAGCAAGACCGATGCAATATTGCTCAAAGTATGTACTATTGCTCGGACAATTACTTCTACCAATAGAAGTTGGTGATCGCGTACTGATGAGTAACGGAAAGATTGCAACCATTACGCGAAAGAATCCAGTCTTTGATCGGCCTGTCATTTCCTATGAAGAACAAGGACGGATGACGATCATTGATTTAATGGAAGAACGACAACATAGTATTATTCAGTTGATGGATTAA